Below is a window of Vibrio sp. SS-MA-C1-2 DNA.
AGTATTTTGACCTTGGGTAATAATGGCGATGGAGATTATAATTACTCGACAGCGCATCGTTATAGCAAGCATCACCTATTGCCTTTTGGTGAGTTTGTGCCATTTGAAGAGTTTTTGCGACCAATTGCACCTTTCTTTAATCTACCCATGTCCTCTTTTAGTCGAGGTTCATTAGTGCAAAAGAATATCACAGCCCACGGACTGCATTTAGCGCCCGCACTCTGTTATGAGATCGCGTTTGGTGATCAAGTCCGTCGTAATGTTGATAACAATACGGATCTGCTATTAACTCTCTCTAATGATAGTTGGTTTGGTCATTCGATTGGCCCGCTACAACATATGCAGATGGCAAGAATGCGCTCGATCGAATTAGGCCGTCCATTGATCCGCTCTACCAATAATGGCGTGACGGCAATTGTTGATGAGAAAGGAGATATCACCGCCTCACTGCCTCAATTTGAAACCGGTGTACTACGCGCCGATGTCACACCAACAACAGGTTTAACCCCCTATAATCGTTGGGGAAGTTGGCCGCTGATAATCTATGTAATAATAAGCTTATCGATTGCGATTATTTGGCGCTTCAAAGCTAACTCTAAAGATAAAGAGTAACGTTAAATTGAAAGTGAAACAAAAATGAAGGGAGAATAAGGCGATCTCCCTTTTTATTGAGATGAATACTGGCAGGTAAAATATTGAAGTGATTAAGGCTCAAGTAATTGACGAGTAAAGTGATCATGATGACACTTGTCACAAGACTCGAGGGTTTGAGGGTGATCATAAATCGTTGTATGTTGACACTTTTCACACACCAATTTACCTAACCCTACAATTTCTCCTGCTTTATAAATTCCTTGATGTTCGATATCATCAAGTAGCTCAGTCCATTCAACTTTTGTTTTGTCGGTAATTTCAGCTAATCCATGCCATGCTGTATCGATAAGCGAGTAATAAAATGGACTTTCTGAAAAAGCACCTTTACTTTGTTGATATTCAGACGCAAACTCTGCCATATCGCGCTGAAAATATTTAGATATAATCGCCCATTCATCTTTACTCATTGTTGTCGCTGCATTAATGTATTGTTCAGATACATCAATCCAACGATTGAGAAGCTCGGGGCTAGTTTGTATCACCTTAGTTACATGCTCTAATAATGCTTCATACTGCTTTTTTTGCTTAGACATAACTCACCTCTGCATATCAGCTATTGTTGCGATGCGATCCTTTAGTTATTCTATACCTAAAGTAATTGGAGTTGCTAGTCGGCGACAAGTCAGTGAGGCGCCATGATTATAGCTGTACTATATCATTGGGGCGAACGAATGCAGTCAACACCCTAGCAATTTCAAGTAAGATGGGTATATGTAAAGAAACTAGTTACTCTATACTAAAAACAACGTCGTGATCATGTTGATCTCACAAAATCCGGATACTTAATAATGCAAGAACAATATAACCCTAAAGATATTGAATCCAAAGTTCAGCAACATTGGGACAATAATAACACCTTTATCGTGACCGAAGATCCAAATAAAGAGAAGTTCTATTGTCTATCTATGTTCCCTTACCCAAGTGGCCGTCTCCATATGGGACACGTCCGTAATTATACTATAGGTGATGTTGTCTCTCGCTTCCAACGCTTACAAGGCAAAAATGTGATGCAGCCAATCGGTTGGGATGCATTTGGTCTACCAGCGGAAAATGCAGCGGTTAAAAACAAGACTGCACCTGCACCTTGGACGTATGAAAATATTGAGTATATGAAAAACCAACTGAAGCTTTTAGGCTTTGGTTATGACTGGAATCGTGAGTTTGCAACATGTACACCTGAATATTATCGCTGGGAACAAGAGTTCTTTACTAAGCTATATGAAAAAGGTTTAGTTTATAAGAAGACCTCTTCGGTTAACTGGTGTCCAAATGACCAAACTGTTCTCGCTAATGAACAGGTAGAAGATGGTTGCTGCTGGCGTTGTGATACTCCAGTAGAACAGAAAAAAATTCCACAGTGGTTTATTAAAATCACTGAATACGCACAAGAGCTATTAGACGATCTAGACAACCTTGAAGGTTGGCCTGAAATGGTAAAAACCATGCAGCGTAACTGGATTGGTCGTTCAGAAGGTGTTGAACTCTCTTTTGCTGTTAACGGTGAAGAAGCGCCACTTGAGGTTTACACTACACGTCCTGATACCTTAATGGGTGTAACCTATGTTGCTATCGCTGCGGGTCACCCACTAGCAGAAAAAGCGTCTAAGAGTAATCCTGAACTTGCTGCATTTGTTGATGAGTGTCGTAACACCAAAGTTGCAGAAGCTGAATTAGCCACCATGGAAAAACGTGGTATGGACACTGGCTTAACTGCGGTTCATCCTCTAAATGGCCGTGAAGTGCCGGTCTACGTCGCTAACTTTGTTCTTATGGATTATGGAACAGGCGCTGTCATGTCGGTTCCTGCTCACGATCAACGTGATTTCGAGTTCGCTAAAAAGTATGGCATCGATATTACTGCGGTTATTACGCCTGAAGATGGTTCTGAATTAGATATATCTGAAGAAGCTTATACCGAGAAAGGTAAACTATTTAACTCCGGTGAGTTTGATGGCTTAACGTTCCAAGCGGCATTTGATGCCATCGCAACAAAGCTTGAGTCAGAAGGTAAAGGCAAAAAGACCGTTAACTTCCGTCTACGTGACTGGGGGGTATCTCGTCAACGTTACTGGGGCGCACCAATCCCAATGGTAACAACAGAAGATGGTGAAGTTCACCCTGTCCCTGCTGATCAGTTACCTGTAATCTTGCCTGAAGATGTGGTAATGGATGGCGTAACTAGCCCAATTAAAGCCGACAAGTCATGGGCTGAAACCACCTTCAATGGTGAACCAGCACTACGTGAAACGGATACTTTTGATACCTTTATGGAATCATCGTGGTATTACGCGCGTTACTGTTCACCACAAGCTGATGATATTCTAGATCCAGAAAAAGCCAACTACTGGCTGCCTGTTGATCAATACATTGGTGGTATTGAACACGCATGTATGCATCTACTTTATTCACGTTTCTTCCATAAATTACTACGTGATGCAGGTTATGTGACTTCTGATGAACCATTCAAGCAACTACTTTGTCAGGGAATGGTATTGGCTGATGCATTTAGCTACACCACAGAGAAAGGTGGCAAAGAGTGGGTTGCGCCGACGGATGTTACTGTAGAACGTGATGCAAAAGGTCGTATCGAAAAAGCGGTCGATAACCAAGGTCGTCCAGTTGATCACTCAGGCATGATTAAAATGTCTAAATCAAAAAACAACGGTATCGATCCACAAGAGATGGTTGATAAGTTCGGTGCAGATACGGTACGTCTATTTATGATGTTTGCTTCTCCTGCCGACATGACACTTGAATGGCAAGAGTCTGGTGTTGAAGGTGCTAACCGTTTCTTACGTCGTGTTTGGAAACTAGTTAATGAGCACGTTTCTCAAGGTGCAGTAGATCCGTTAAATATTGCCGCATTAACTTCAGATCAAAAAGCACTACGTCGTGACCTTCATAAAACGATTGCAAAAGTGACAGATGATATTGACCGTCGTCAAACATTCAATACTGCGATTGCTGCCATTATGGAGTTAATGAACAAACTGGCTAAAGCGCCTCAAGCAAGCACCCAAGATCGAGCGCTACTTGATGAAGCACTAAAAGCGGTTGTTCGTATGCTTTATCCTATCACTCCACACATCTGTTTTGAGATGTGGCAGAGCCTATCTGAGAGTGACATCGATGAAGTCTTATGGCCAGAAACAGATAAATCAGCACTTGTTGAGAGTGAAAAACTGATTATCGTACAGGTCAACGGTAAGCTACGTGCAAAAATGACCGTTGCCGCAGACATCACTAAAGAGCAGGTTGAAGCTTTAGCGATGGATGACCCAAATGTAACTAAATTTGTTGAAGACAAAACTATCCGCAAAGTAATTTTTGTACCGGGTAAACTTCTCAACATCGTTGCTAACTAAATTCCAAAAGGAGCCATGAATATGAAAAAATTCTGTCGGTTCCTGCTTGTTGCGGTGGTCGCTTTGACCACCGCTTCTTGCGGTTTCCATTTACGAGGTAACTACCTGTTACCCAATGAAGTGAATAATTTATCTCTAACCAGTTTTGATCAATATAGTGATTTCCATCGTATCATTGAGAATAAATTAAAACTTCACGGCATAACAGAAGTTCCACCAGCTAAAAATGTCGCAAACCTTCATATTATTAATGAAAGTTACAGCGATGATTCAACGCTATCTCTTTACCAAACCGGTCGTACCGCTGAGAAAGAGATCTCCTACAGCGTGAAGTATCGCGTTACGATTCCAAATGAAGAGCCTGTGACTTATACTTCAACCTCCCACCGTAGTTATCTTGATAATCCAGAAGCGGCATTGGCTAAATCTGTTGAAGAGGATAAAATCCGAGGTGAGATGCAAGAACAAGTTTCTGAACAGATCATGCGTCAAATGGCACGATTAAATGCCGTCGTTGACGACAAGCCTGTTGCAGACTACACAGGTTTAAGCGCGAAATAATGCGTATCTATCCTGAACAATTGGCACAACATTTAACTAAATCGTTGTGTCAAACTTACCTTATCTTTGGTAATGAGCCGCTTTTAAAATTAGAAGCACAAAGTGCTATTCGAGAGGCCGCGTCTCATCAAGGCTTCCAAGAACGCCACCAATTTGAGCTTAATAATCAACTCAATTGGGATGATGTTTTTCATAGCTGTCAAGAGATGAGTCTTTTCTCCTCTCAACAGCTTATCGAGATCACCATTCCTGAGAGTGGGGTCAATGCAGCGGCAGCTAAGCAGTTTCAACAACTTCTGCCTCTACTTAATCCAGATATCATCTTAATTTTGATTGGCCCGAAACTAGTTAAAAGACAAGAGAGTGCTAAATGGTTCTCTAGTTTTGAAAAAAGTGGATTATATATTCAAACCAATACCCCAGATCAACGCTTTTTACCTCGCTTTATTCAACAGCGTTGTAACAACTTAAAATTAAAAGCCGATCATGAAAGTATTCAACAACTTGCTTTATGGCATGAAGGGAATTTATTAGCGCTAGTACAGAGCTTAGACAAGTTAGCGCTACTCTATCCAGACGGTCAATTAACACTATTACGTATCGAACAAGCACTAAGCCAACAAAACCATTACTCTCCATATCAACTGGTTGATGCTATTTTAGCGGGTAAATCTAAACGTACATTACGTATTCTTAATCAACTAGAAGGAGAAGGTGTTGAAATCATCATTATTCTTCGTACTTTACAAAAAGAGCTTTTCCAGCTTTACTCGATTAAAGAACAACAAGATAAAGGGATTCCGCTTCACACGCTATTTGAGCAGTTAAGAGTTTGGCAAAATAAGCGACCTCTCTATACTGAAGCGATTAATCGAACCAATTTAATCAAGTTACGCCAGCAAATACAGTTACTCAAAGAGATAGAAATCGAAAGCAAAGTTCACTTTAGTCAAGATAATTGGCCTCAACTCGCCTTACTTTGCCTTTCAATGGCCAACAATCAGCTTATGCCACTACATTCAGATTCTTTTACTTGATAAACTGCTGTAACTTAACGTTGTAATGACATAGTTGGAATTAAATAGAGTAATTTTACGATCTGCCGTTGAACCAGATAAAAATTAGCGCTCCTGATCATTACTCTCCAACGCTTATAATTTTTGATATAAATGAGGTATCAACTTGCACAACCCAGAATTACACGACTTCATCATTAACACTATCGATGATATGAAAGCTAGCGACACCCTCTCTTTAGATGTTACCGATAAATCTAGCGTTACCGATATGATGGTGATCTGCACAGGTACATCCACACGTCATGTTGCATCGATTGCTGATAATTTGTGTAAAGAGAGTAAACTTGCAGGGATCCCGCCTCATGCTATCGACGGTCAAAAAGAAGCCGAATGGGTTGTTGTTGATATGGGTGATGTGATTGTTCATATCATGCAAGAAGAGCAGCGTAACCTTTACCAACTAGAAAAGTTATGGAGTTAGGACGATGAAACTTCAGTTAATCGCCGTTGGTACTAAAATGCCAAAATGGGTTGAAGAGGGCTATAAAGAGTATAGTCGTCGCTTTCCCAAAGACATGCCTTTAGAGTTAGTCGAAATTTCAGCAGGCAAACGTGGTAAGAATGCAGATATCCCTCGTATTCTCCAGAAAGAAGGAGAGGCAATGCTTGCGGCTGTCCCTAAAGGTAACCGGATTGTTACGCTTGATATACCAGGAAAACGCTGGGAAACAGAGCAACTCGCTCAACAGTTGGAGAGCTGGAAACTAGATGGTCGTGATGTTTCGATTTTAATTGGTGGTCCAGAAGGTTTAGCACCGGCTTGTAAAGCAGCAGCAGATCAAAGCTGGTCTCTGTCACCTTTAACGCTTCCTCATCCTTTAGTTCGTGTTGTGATGGCTGAAAGTCTATATCGCGCATGGAGCATTACAGCAAATCACCCTTACCATAGAGAGTAATCGTGGCTAGGCATAAACGAACCCCAATTAGAGACTACAGTGCAGAATCATCTCTCTTCTCACGACGAGCGATAGTCTGCTTTATTGCTATTGTTTCTCTTCTTGGGACGCTGATTATTAATTTATATAATCTGCAAGTCGTCGAATTTACGGACTATAAAACACGATCCAATGATAATCGAATCAAAGTAGTTCCCGTCGCACCCAATCGAGGTTTAATCTTTGATCGTAATGGTGTCCCTTTAGCTGAAAACCGTCCCGTCTTTACGTTAGAAGTTATCCCCGAAGATGTTGATAATATCAGCGAGACATTAGCGCGACTAAAGCCGTTGGTTAACCTCACTGACGATGATATTACTCAATTTGAAAAAGAGCGTCGCCACTCTCGACGCTTTAAATCAGTATTATTAAAAAACCAGCTGACTCAACAACAAGTTGCTCTTTTTTCAGTCAATCAGCATAAATTTCCTGGTGTTGAAATTAATGGCTACCTAAAGCGTTACTATCCATACGGTGAAGCCTTAACTCATGTTCTCGGTTATGTCGCAAAAATTAACGACAAAGATATTGCTCGTTTAAAACGTAACGAGAACTATGCGAATTATAAAGCTACCCGCGATATTGGTAAATTAGGCATTGAACGATTCTATGAATCAACGCTCCATGGAACCGCTGGGTATCAAGAAGTCGAAGTGAACAGCCGTGGACGGATCATTCGAACCCTCGAATATAAGCCACCGATTGCTGGAAAAGATCTGGTTCTCAATCTCGATATTAAACTCCAGTTATTTATCATGGAAAAAATGGCAAAACGTCGTGGTGCGGTTATTGTTGTCGATCCTAAAGACTCAGGTGTATTAGCTATGGTCTCTAGTCCAAGCTACGATCCAAACCTGTTTGTTCATGGTATTTCAGGCAAAAATTACCGAGAACTCCTCAACGATCCTGATCGCCCATTAGTGAATCGTGCCACGTTAGGTATTTATCCTCCCGCATCAACGGTTAAACCAATGATTGCCG
It encodes the following:
- the rlmH gene encoding 23S rRNA (pseudouridine(1915)-N(3))-methyltransferase RlmH, coding for MKLQLIAVGTKMPKWVEEGYKEYSRRFPKDMPLELVEISAGKRGKNADIPRILQKEGEAMLAAVPKGNRIVTLDIPGKRWETEQLAQQLESWKLDGRDVSILIGGPEGLAPACKAAADQSWSLSPLTLPHPLVRVVMAESLYRAWSITANHPYHRE
- the rsfS gene encoding ribosome silencing factor — translated: MHNPELHDFIINTIDDMKASDTLSLDVTDKSSVTDMMVICTGTSTRHVASIADNLCKESKLAGIPPHAIDGQKEAEWVVVDMGDVIVHIMQEEQRNLYQLEKLWS
- a CDS encoding zinc ribbon-containing protein, with amino-acid sequence MSKQKKQYEALLEHVTKVIQTSPELLNRWIDVSEQYINAATTMSKDEWAIISKYFQRDMAEFASEYQQSKGAFSESPFYYSLIDTAWHGLAEITDKTKVEWTELLDDIEHQGIYKAGEIVGLGKLVCEKCQHTTIYDHPQTLESCDKCHHDHFTRQLLEP
- the mrdA gene encoding peptidoglycan DD-transpeptidase MrdA gives rise to the protein MARHKRTPIRDYSAESSLFSRRAIVCFIAIVSLLGTLIINLYNLQVVEFTDYKTRSNDNRIKVVPVAPNRGLIFDRNGVPLAENRPVFTLEVIPEDVDNISETLARLKPLVNLTDDDITQFEKERRHSRRFKSVLLKNQLTQQQVALFSVNQHKFPGVEINGYLKRYYPYGEALTHVLGYVAKINDKDIARLKRNENYANYKATRDIGKLGIERFYESTLHGTAGYQEVEVNSRGRIIRTLEYKPPIAGKDLVLNLDIKLQLFIMEKMAKRRGAVIVVDPKDSGVLAMVSSPSYDPNLFVHGISGKNYRELLNDPDRPLVNRATLGIYPPASTVKPMIAVAALSEGVITPSTTRNDPGYWRIPNSKTRPFRDWLAWGHGKVNITKALEESVDTFFYQVSFDMGIDRLSSWMMKFGYGKQTGIDLLEESSANMPTREWKMRRYRTPWYQGDTIPVGIGQGYWTATPLQIAKATTVLINDGIVRAPQLLKETIEGAKIKKAPETLYPPIDNVKESYWNIAKEGMHRVNHGKRGTARRAFATAKYETAGKSGTAQVFGLGEDEKYNADELAEHLRDHALYTAFAPFDDPEVVVSIVLENAGGGSSNGAPVAREIFDYILLKENKLNANAEKKR
- the leuS gene encoding leucine--tRNA ligase; this translates as MQEQYNPKDIESKVQQHWDNNNTFIVTEDPNKEKFYCLSMFPYPSGRLHMGHVRNYTIGDVVSRFQRLQGKNVMQPIGWDAFGLPAENAAVKNKTAPAPWTYENIEYMKNQLKLLGFGYDWNREFATCTPEYYRWEQEFFTKLYEKGLVYKKTSSVNWCPNDQTVLANEQVEDGCCWRCDTPVEQKKIPQWFIKITEYAQELLDDLDNLEGWPEMVKTMQRNWIGRSEGVELSFAVNGEEAPLEVYTTRPDTLMGVTYVAIAAGHPLAEKASKSNPELAAFVDECRNTKVAEAELATMEKRGMDTGLTAVHPLNGREVPVYVANFVLMDYGTGAVMSVPAHDQRDFEFAKKYGIDITAVITPEDGSELDISEEAYTEKGKLFNSGEFDGLTFQAAFDAIATKLESEGKGKKTVNFRLRDWGVSRQRYWGAPIPMVTTEDGEVHPVPADQLPVILPEDVVMDGVTSPIKADKSWAETTFNGEPALRETDTFDTFMESSWYYARYCSPQADDILDPEKANYWLPVDQYIGGIEHACMHLLYSRFFHKLLRDAGYVTSDEPFKQLLCQGMVLADAFSYTTEKGGKEWVAPTDVTVERDAKGRIEKAVDNQGRPVDHSGMIKMSKSKNNGIDPQEMVDKFGADTVRLFMMFASPADMTLEWQESGVEGANRFLRRVWKLVNEHVSQGAVDPLNIAALTSDQKALRRDLHKTIAKVTDDIDRRQTFNTAIAAIMELMNKLAKAPQASTQDRALLDEALKAVVRMLYPITPHICFEMWQSLSESDIDEVLWPETDKSALVESEKLIIVQVNGKLRAKMTVAADITKEQVEALAMDDPNVTKFVEDKTIRKVIFVPGKLLNIVAN
- the lptE gene encoding LPS assembly lipoprotein LptE, whose protein sequence is MKKFCRFLLVAVVALTTASCGFHLRGNYLLPNEVNNLSLTSFDQYSDFHRIIENKLKLHGITEVPPAKNVANLHIINESYSDDSTLSLYQTGRTAEKEISYSVKYRVTIPNEEPVTYTSTSHRSYLDNPEAALAKSVEEDKIRGEMQEQVSEQIMRQMARLNAVVDDKPVADYTGLSAK
- the holA gene encoding DNA polymerase III subunit delta — encoded protein: MRIYPEQLAQHLTKSLCQTYLIFGNEPLLKLEAQSAIREAASHQGFQERHQFELNNQLNWDDVFHSCQEMSLFSSQQLIEITIPESGVNAAAAKQFQQLLPLLNPDIILILIGPKLVKRQESAKWFSSFEKSGLYIQTNTPDQRFLPRFIQQRCNNLKLKADHESIQQLALWHEGNLLALVQSLDKLALLYPDGQLTLLRIEQALSQQNHYSPYQLVDAILAGKSKRTLRILNQLEGEGVEIIIILRTLQKELFQLYSIKEQQDKGIPLHTLFEQLRVWQNKRPLYTEAINRTNLIKLRQQIQLLKEIEIESKVHFSQDNWPQLALLCLSMANNQLMPLHSDSFT